In the genome of Acidimicrobiia bacterium, one region contains:
- a CDS encoding LppX_LprAFG lipoprotein has protein sequence MRRLLIALLLVAACGDGATGDLPSATDLLPRAAEAMASVESAEFQMTASGAPVLVTGLGFVSATGAYVAPDRASAALQMKVGDLTVELATVSVAERTWITEPLTGAWNELTPGTGFNPAIVFGSDGWVAVLSGGLADAQVTGSRDGAYMVEGTASAERVDFLTAGLVEGQAVRITLLVDAETSRLRQADFTTDDDAGETSWRIVLGPYDGPLTVTPPG, from the coding sequence ATGCGCCGGCTGCTGATCGCCCTGCTCCTGGTCGCCGCCTGCGGCGACGGCGCGACGGGTGACCTTCCCTCGGCCACCGATCTGTTGCCGCGCGCCGCCGAGGCGATGGCCTCCGTGGAGTCCGCCGAGTTTCAGATGACCGCATCGGGTGCCCCGGTTCTCGTCACCGGGCTCGGGTTCGTCTCTGCCACCGGCGCCTACGTGGCGCCGGACCGCGCCTCGGCTGCCCTCCAGATGAAGGTCGGCGACCTGACCGTCGAGCTGGCAACCGTCTCGGTTGCAGAACGGACCTGGATCACCGAGCCGCTGACGGGCGCCTGGAACGAGCTCACCCCCGGCACCGGGTTCAACCCGGCGATCGTCTTCGGGAGCGACGGCTGGGTGGCGGTCCTCTCAGGCGGGCTCGCCGACGCCCAGGTCACCGGGAGCCGTGACGGCGCCTATATGGTGGAGGGCACCGCCTCTGCGGAGCGGGTCGACTTTCTCACCGCCGGCCTGGTCGAAGGGCAGGCCGTGCGGATCACCCTGCTGGTCGATGCCGAGACCTCACGGTTGCGCCAGGCCGACTTCACCACCGACGACGATGCTGGCGAGACGTCGTGGCGGATCGTGCTCGGTCCCTACGACGGGCCGCTCACCGTCACGCCCCCGGGCTGA
- a CDS encoding DUF885 domain-containing protein, with the protein MNEQLERLGSRFWDLALESSPMWASLLGDHRFDAEVEDLSREREDALIEALGGIADQTAAIDPINLDRQDRIGRAVLLAEVEGIRGSLQSRMAEITVDPMLGIHMDIIQGIPQLRAMEDAHAWAFVEKASKVGRLFDQAIERHRQGVASGRTPPRISVEKVIGQLDAYAALPMNKNPFLQITLPESWDDLQRQRWRNAMAEQITDSVTPGFARYREAVAGEILPAARPPERSGVCWLPDGEEVYRRAVHRYTSLDLDAADVHRIGLDEIGALEDEYRDLGAKVLGTDDIPIVYDRLRNDPDLRFRTAEEVHQAAESALQRARQAVPDWFGRLPEAPCIVQPVPEVGAEDTTIAYYFPPADDGSRPGIFFINLSQPETRTRFESEALAFHESIPGHHLQLALAQELEGLPSYRRHALMTAYTEGWGLYTERLSEEMGLYSGDLERMGVLAFDSWRAGRLVVDTGLHAMGWSRRQAIEYLEDNSPLATNNIANEVDRYIGYVGQALAYKIGQREIFRQRKMAEEALGSSFDIKGFHDAVLESGAVPLEVLGDLVTEWVESQSTPSAS; encoded by the coding sequence ATGAACGAGCAACTCGAACGCCTCGGCAGCAGGTTCTGGGACCTCGCCCTGGAGAGCAGCCCGATGTGGGCCAGCCTCCTCGGCGACCATCGGTTCGACGCCGAGGTCGAAGACCTCTCCCGGGAACGCGAGGACGCCCTGATCGAGGCGTTGGGCGGGATAGCCGACCAGACGGCCGCCATCGATCCGATCAACCTGGACCGCCAGGACCGCATAGGACGCGCCGTCCTGCTCGCCGAGGTGGAAGGGATCAGGGGCTCCCTGCAGAGCCGGATGGCCGAAATCACGGTGGATCCGATGCTGGGGATCCACATGGACATCATTCAGGGGATCCCTCAGCTGAGGGCCATGGAGGACGCCCACGCATGGGCGTTCGTGGAGAAGGCCTCCAAGGTGGGCAGGCTCTTCGACCAGGCGATCGAGCGTCACCGCCAGGGAGTGGCCTCCGGCCGCACTCCGCCCCGGATCTCCGTCGAGAAGGTCATCGGCCAGCTCGACGCCTACGCCGCATTGCCGATGAACAAGAACCCGTTCCTGCAGATCACGCTCCCCGAGTCCTGGGACGACCTGCAGAGACAGCGCTGGCGCAACGCCATGGCGGAGCAGATCACAGACTCGGTCACCCCCGGATTCGCCCGATATCGGGAGGCGGTGGCCGGCGAGATCCTGCCGGCAGCCCGGCCCCCTGAGCGCTCGGGGGTGTGCTGGCTCCCCGACGGCGAGGAGGTGTACCGGCGGGCGGTGCACCGCTACACCTCGCTCGACCTCGACGCCGCCGACGTGCACCGCATCGGCCTCGACGAGATCGGTGCCCTCGAGGACGAGTACCGCGACCTCGGCGCCAAGGTGCTCGGAACCGACGACATCCCCATCGTCTACGACCGCCTACGCAACGACCCCGACCTCCGCTTCCGGACTGCAGAGGAGGTGCATCAGGCCGCCGAGAGCGCTCTGCAGAGGGCCCGCCAGGCGGTCCCGGATTGGTTCGGTCGGCTGCCCGAGGCCCCGTGCATCGTGCAGCCGGTACCCGAGGTCGGCGCCGAGGACACCACCATCGCCTACTACTTCCCACCCGCCGACGACGGCTCCCGGCCCGGCATCTTCTTCATCAACCTCTCCCAGCCCGAGACCCGCACCCGCTTCGAGTCGGAGGCCCTCGCCTTCCACGAGAGCATCCCCGGCCACCACCTGCAGCTGGCGCTCGCCCAGGAGCTGGAGGGTCTGCCCTCCTATCGCCGCCACGCCCTCATGACCGCCTACACCGAGGGGTGGGGGCTGTACACCGAGCGCCTCTCCGAGGAGATGGGCCTGTACTCGGGCGATCTGGAGCGGATGGGTGTCCTCGCCTTCGACTCATGGCGGGCGGGCCGCCTGGTGGTGGACACCGGCCTGCACGCCATGGGGTGGAGCCGCCGCCAGGCGATCGAGTACCTGGAGGACAACTCCCCCCTGGCGACCAACAACATCGCCAACGAGGTGGACCGCTACATCGGGTACGTCGGCCAGGCCCTGGCCTACAAGATCGGTCAACGCGAGATCTTCCGCCAGCGAAAGATGGCCGAGGAGGCGCTGGGGAGCAGCTTCGACATCAAGGGCTTCCACGACGCCGTGCTCGAATCGGGCGCGGTGCCGCTGGAGGTGCTCGGCGATCTGGTCACCGAGTGGGTGGAGTCGCAGTCGACGCCCTCTGCGTCCTGA
- a CDS encoding flavin reductase family protein, whose protein sequence is MKVAFSPDKRTWRPSPLVGQVVLVTTVNEDGTSNVAPKSWISMMVLEPPTLVLGCSLGHWTASNVLRQGEFVVNVPPAELVERVWAAHALPHPRPVESAGFTPIPASTVAPPLVEECRAHLECRLERHLVFGDEVVLFGEIVAASIDRSVVETEDPYESLHTFLYLEGGTYGVVERSHRVR, encoded by the coding sequence ATGAAGGTGGCCTTCTCGCCCGACAAACGGACATGGCGGCCGTCGCCTCTGGTGGGGCAGGTGGTCCTGGTGACCACCGTGAACGAGGACGGGACCTCGAACGTCGCCCCGAAGTCGTGGATCTCGATGATGGTCCTGGAGCCGCCGACGCTCGTGCTGGGCTGTTCGCTGGGGCACTGGACCGCCAGCAACGTGCTGCGCCAGGGAGAGTTCGTGGTGAACGTGCCGCCGGCGGAGCTCGTGGAGCGAGTCTGGGCAGCGCACGCCCTGCCGCATCCCCGGCCGGTGGAATCGGCGGGTTTCACCCCGATCCCGGCGAGCACCGTGGCGCCACCCCTGGTGGAGGAGTGCCGGGCGCACCTGGAGTGCCGACTCGAGAGGCACCTCGTCTTCGGTGACGAGGTGGTGCTGTTCGGGGAGATCGTGGCCGCGAGCATCGACAGGTCGGTGGTCGAGACCGAAGACCCCTACGAGTCGTTGCACACCTTCTTGTACCTGGAGGGTGGGACGTACGGGGTGGTGGAGCGTTCGCATCGGGTTCGGTAG
- a CDS encoding MFS transporter, with amino-acid sequence MGGRRRASAGAVLAVVGFGVFVAADDLTVATTMLRQIIGDLDIPLPEGFDRAAWIVNGYLIAYVAVMPIAGRLGDVFGRRRVFVTALALFGIGSLLIPHATTLGPFLAGRVLTALGGGAMVPVALSAVGDVYREGERGRALGILGALETLGWVWGPLFGALLVRFLDWRWQFHLNVPLAVIGIGLAWWAMRDLGEPQPGRRLDLPGAAAMTIGLVALATGLLELGDIATASDLAGLGRSGGMPVWPLFLVGLSSLAVFAVWERRAPDPLLEPAVVGSGEVPVALVLNLLLGAVLAVAMVNAPLFVNLVVENDLRRAAVVSGWVLTALTASMALTSPVGGWLTDRTSRRLPVLTGAVIATVGLALAGLQWQVGVSAWAMSAHLVMVGGGLGLMTAPITAAVVDTVPADRRGVGAALVVVARLVGLTVGLAGLTAWALHRYGTLRSEIVLPPLTDPAYPDAAAAAQASLSATVLAETFLISAAVALLSAVVAAWLRTQRASTATPPTR; translated from the coding sequence GTGGGCGGACGGAGACGGGCTTCGGCGGGCGCGGTGCTCGCCGTCGTCGGGTTCGGCGTCTTCGTCGCCGCCGACGACCTGACCGTCGCCACCACGATGCTGCGCCAGATCATCGGCGACCTCGACATCCCCCTGCCCGAAGGGTTCGACCGCGCCGCCTGGATCGTCAACGGATACCTGATCGCCTACGTGGCGGTGATGCCGATCGCCGGTCGCCTTGGCGACGTCTTCGGACGACGGCGCGTGTTCGTCACCGCCCTTGCCCTGTTCGGGATCGGCTCGCTGCTCATCCCCCACGCCACCACGCTGGGACCGTTCCTGGCGGGACGGGTCCTCACCGCCCTCGGAGGCGGGGCGATGGTCCCGGTGGCGCTGTCCGCCGTCGGCGACGTCTACCGGGAGGGGGAGCGGGGCCGAGCCCTGGGCATCCTCGGGGCCCTGGAGACCCTGGGGTGGGTGTGGGGCCCGCTGTTCGGCGCCCTCCTGGTGCGGTTCCTCGACTGGCGCTGGCAGTTCCACCTCAACGTCCCGCTGGCGGTGATCGGCATCGGGCTGGCTTGGTGGGCGATGCGAGACCTGGGTGAGCCACAGCCCGGGCGGCGCCTCGACCTCCCGGGTGCCGCCGCCATGACGATCGGGCTTGTGGCCCTGGCCACCGGCCTCCTCGAGCTGGGCGACATCGCCACCGCATCCGACCTGGCCGGGCTCGGCCGGTCGGGCGGGATGCCGGTGTGGCCGCTGTTCCTGGTGGGACTGTCCTCGCTGGCGGTCTTCGCCGTCTGGGAGAGGCGGGCTCCCGACCCGCTCCTGGAACCTGCCGTCGTGGGCTCGGGGGAGGTGCCGGTGGCCCTCGTGCTGAACCTGCTTCTCGGCGCCGTGCTGGCGGTGGCGATGGTCAACGCTCCGCTGTTCGTCAACCTGGTGGTGGAGAACGACCTGAGGAGGGCGGCGGTGGTGAGCGGATGGGTGCTCACCGCCCTCACCGCTTCGATGGCGCTCACCTCCCCGGTAGGGGGATGGCTCACCGACCGCACCTCGCGGCGTCTCCCCGTCCTGACCGGGGCGGTGATCGCCACCGTCGGACTGGCTCTGGCCGGGTTGCAGTGGCAGGTGGGGGTGTCGGCCTGGGCGATGTCCGCTCATCTGGTCATGGTGGGCGGAGGGTTGGGGCTGATGACCGCCCCCATCACCGCCGCCGTGGTCGACACCGTTCCCGCCGACCGTCGCGGCGTGGGTGCTGCCCTGGTAGTGGTGGCCCGGCTCGTGGGGCTCACGGTTGGCCTCGCCGGGCTGACCGCCTGGGCCCTGCACCGCTACGGCACGCTGCGCAGCGAGATCGTGCTCCCGCCGCTCACCGACCCGGCGTACCCGGACGCCGCCGCAGCCGCCCAGGCCAGTCTGTCGGCGACGGTCCTGGCCGAGACCTTCCTGATCAGCGCCGCCGTGGCGCTGCTGAGCGCCGTCGTGGCCGCGTGGCTCAGGACGCAGAGGGCGTCGACTGCGACTCCACCCACTCGGTGA
- a CDS encoding PDZ domain-containing protein — MAAKKKDAEATTAETAPAPEPAEPAATPADPKQDRTMVWAMTFLVAVAVFAGGFVMGRTTAEENSTALPFPFDDLPGEFPGDGPFGGDGPFGGDGPFGGDGPFGGDGPFGGDGPFGGDGPFGGWEHGFTCVPLPAPGDGSGDEAPPVVIDAGGYLGIGGVDRRASVQVVEVAPGSPADEAGIEPGDRIISFDGTAVESMDHLARMVRSTHPGTEVEVVLGGGGGPRTVTVTIGERPDQG, encoded by the coding sequence ATGGCTGCAAAGAAGAAGGATGCGGAGGCCACCACGGCGGAGACGGCCCCTGCGCCAGAACCGGCGGAACCGGCCGCTACCCCCGCCGATCCGAAGCAGGACCGCACGATGGTTTGGGCCATGACCTTCCTCGTCGCCGTTGCCGTGTTCGCCGGCGGGTTCGTCATGGGTCGCACCACGGCCGAAGAGAACTCGACGGCGCTTCCTTTCCCGTTCGACGACCTCCCTGGAGAGTTCCCCGGCGACGGCCCGTTCGGCGGGGACGGCCCGTTCGGCGGGGACGGCCCGTTCGGCGGGGACGGCCCGTTCGGCGGGGACGGCCCGTTCGGCGGGGACGGCCCGTTCGGCGGTGACGGCCCGTTCGGCGGATGGGAGCACGGGTTCACCTGCGTGCCGCTTCCGGCACCTGGTGACGGTTCCGGCGACGAGGCGCCTCCGGTCGTGATCGACGCCGGCGGCTACCTCGGAATCGGCGGGGTCGACAGGCGCGCATCGGTCCAGGTGGTGGAGGTCGCCCCGGGCTCTCCCGCCGACGAGGCCGGGATCGAGCCGGGGGATCGCATCATCTCGTTCGACGGTACCGCGGTCGAGTCGATGGACCACCTGGCCCGGATGGTTCGCTCCACACATCCCGGAACCGAGGTGGAGGTCGTGCTCGGTGGCGGTGGCGGTCCCCGCACGGTGACGGTCACCATCGGTGAGCGACCCGACCAGGGCTGA
- a CDS encoding DUF559 domain-containing protein has product MPRPAHSLRAAARARSLRREQTVSEANLWGGIARRQAGARFRRQVPMGEWIVDFACFDPKLVIEVDDPSHDWRDEAARTAYIESLGFMILRFDNAEIADDAAAAINTVAGWVEALRRGEDPRLD; this is encoded by the coding sequence GTGCCCAGACCTGCCCACTCGCTTCGCGCCGCCGCTCGGGCCAGGAGCCTGCGACGCGAGCAGACGGTTTCGGAGGCGAACCTCTGGGGAGGGATCGCGCGCAGACAGGCCGGTGCCAGGTTTCGTCGCCAGGTGCCGATGGGCGAGTGGATAGTCGACTTCGCCTGCTTCGACCCGAAGCTCGTGATCGAGGTCGACGACCCCTCGCATGACTGGAGGGACGAGGCGGCGCGTACCGCGTACATCGAGTCGCTCGGCTTCATGATCCTGCGATTCGACAACGCCGAGATTGCCGACGACGCAGCGGCCGCCATCAACACGGTGGCCGGCTGGGTCGAGGCACTGCGCCGCGGGGAGGATCCGAGGCTCGACTGA
- a CDS encoding amidohydrolase family protein, with protein sequence MPEQISVATILLLLIAACGGDAAPATTSNPATTTSITQAATTTTAAHTSSSTPSTSTSVAVEAADVVFLGGDIVTMDPDLGTVEAIAIKGDLILAVGTAAEVEAHIGSATTVIDLGGRVVAPGFVDAHTHILTDMGGIAAGQVLALENGITSLGDASIEPGLPEEFIAASASGELRVRTTLYLTRTDPCGDEFGTWYEALAPDSVLGDRVRVGGVKIFADGGVCGLLASSEVFLVGYEVGAPYHDLEVLTGWIRDADAAGYQVIIHAQGDLAIAQAQDAYAEVLAGGPNTRRHRIEHNAIVTEAVVTRYGELGIVPTLFGMSSACIPDIGWTDFYKEYGDRPIDIVQANPGLIVAWHGDDPSLPPVSPIIELFSLVTRANIAEDGSVCEPPAWMADGGVTVEQGLAMMTINSAYALHQDHLVGSLVPGKLADLIVLTDNLLTIPADRLPSVEVLATIIGGSVEYCAAGAEAICPG encoded by the coding sequence ATGCCTGAGCAGATCTCTGTCGCCACCATCCTCCTGCTTCTGATCGCCGCCTGCGGAGGGGATGCCGCCCCGGCCACAACATCGAACCCCGCCACCACGACCTCTATTACCCAGGCGGCGACCACCACTACGGCGGCGCACACGAGCTCGTCGACCCCATCGACTTCGACCTCGGTCGCAGTCGAGGCCGCCGACGTCGTATTCCTTGGTGGTGACATCGTCACGATGGACCCCGACCTCGGCACGGTGGAGGCGATCGCCATCAAGGGAGATCTGATCCTCGCCGTGGGCACCGCAGCCGAAGTCGAAGCCCACATCGGCAGCGCCACCACGGTCATCGATCTCGGCGGCCGCGTGGTCGCCCCCGGGTTCGTCGACGCCCACACGCACATCCTCACCGACATGGGCGGGATCGCCGCCGGGCAGGTGCTGGCGCTGGAGAACGGCATCACCTCGCTAGGCGACGCCTCGATCGAGCCAGGGCTCCCGGAGGAGTTCATCGCCGCCTCCGCCAGTGGGGAGCTTCGGGTGCGCACCACGCTGTACCTGACGAGGACCGATCCATGTGGCGACGAGTTCGGTACCTGGTACGAGGCGCTCGCCCCCGATTCGGTGCTCGGCGACAGGGTCCGGGTGGGGGGCGTCAAGATCTTCGCCGACGGGGGCGTGTGCGGATTGCTGGCCTCCAGCGAGGTCTTCCTCGTCGGTTACGAGGTCGGTGCTCCGTATCACGACCTCGAGGTCCTCACCGGGTGGATTCGGGATGCCGACGCCGCCGGTTATCAGGTGATCATCCATGCCCAAGGTGATCTCGCCATCGCCCAGGCGCAGGATGCCTACGCCGAGGTGCTCGCCGGCGGCCCGAACACGAGGCGGCACCGGATCGAGCACAACGCCATCGTCACCGAGGCGGTCGTCACCAGATACGGAGAGCTGGGGATCGTCCCCACTCTGTTCGGCATGTCGTCGGCGTGTATTCCGGACATCGGATGGACCGACTTCTACAAGGAGTACGGGGATAGGCCGATCGACATCGTGCAGGCAAACCCAGGTCTGATCGTCGCCTGGCACGGTGACGACCCGTCTCTGCCGCCGGTGAGTCCGATCATCGAGCTGTTCAGCCTGGTCACCCGGGCCAACATCGCCGAGGACGGCAGCGTGTGCGAGCCGCCCGCCTGGATGGCCGACGGCGGGGTGACGGTCGAACAGGGTCTGGCGATGATGACGATCAACTCGGCGTACGCCTTGCATCAGGACCACCTGGTGGGATCACTGGTCCCGGGGAAGCTGGCCGACCTGATCGTTCTGACCGACAACCTGCTGACCATCCCGGCGGACCGGCTCCCCTCGGTGGAGGTGCTGGCGACCATCATCGGAGGGTCGGTCGAGTACTGCGCTGCCGGCGCCGAGGCCATCTGCCCCGGATAG